Genomic segment of Elusimicrobiota bacterium:
CTAAATCTTTCATTTTACCTGCCTTTATTAACAATAATTCTACCAAAATATGCTTATGTTTTAAAATTATTTTCTTTTTGAAGCGGACATTTCTTTAAGTTCTATAATCTTATCTCTGAAAACAGCTGCTGACTCAAAATCAAGGTTATCAGCGGCATCTCTCATCTGTTTTTCAAGTTCCTGAATTACAAATGATAAGTTTTTAGAGGTTATATATTTTTCACCATCATCAGATAAAATCGCTTGCAGTCCGTCTTTTCTAGCGTGATACTGAAATTCTTCAAGCTCATGAACCGCTTTTATTATTGAACGAGGAGTAATATTATTTTCTTTGTTATACTCCATTTGTTTTTTCCTTCTGCGGTCCATCTCAGAAATAGCTCTCTTAATAGACCCTGTCAGTTTATCCGCATAAAATATTACTTTGCTTTCAACGTTCCTAGCTGCCCTTCCGCATACTTGAATAAGGGAAGTTTCAGATCTTAAAAATCCTTCCTTATCTGCATCTAAAACCGCAACTAATGCCACTTCCGGAAGGTCCAGGCCTTCTCTTAAAAGGTTAATTCCTACTAAAACGTCAAATTTGCCAAGTCTTAAATTTTTCAGTATCTCAATTCTTTGCAGTGCCTCAATTTCAGAATGAAGATATTGAACTTTTAAACCTTTCCCTGAAAGATATTCAGCCAAATCTTCTGACATTCTTTTTGTCAGCGTTGTAACGAGTACCCTGTTTTTATTCTCAACAGTTTTGTTTATTTCTTTTATCAAATCTTCAATTTGATTTTCTATCGGCTTAATTATTACTTCAGGATCAATTAATCCCGTCGGCCTTATAACTAGTTCAGCTATTTCTCCCCTAGCCTTTTGTATTTCATAAGGGCCCGGCGTTGCAGAAGCATAAATTACATCTTTAACGAGATCCTCAAACTCGTTAAATTTCAGAGGCCGGTTATCAAGCGCTGAGGGCAGACGGAACCCGAAATCCACAAGGGTCTGTTTTCTGCTTTTATCGCCTTCATACATACCCCTGATCTGAGGAACAGTAATATGGGATTCATCAATAACGGTTAAGAATTCTCCTTTTTTATCAGATGAATAAAAATAATCTATCAGAGTGAAAGGCCTTGAACCCTTCGGCCTTCCGGCTAAATGACGCGAATAATTTTCTACTCCGTGGCAGAATCCGGTCTGCTCCAACATCTCCATATCGTAATTCGTCCTCTGCTCAAGACGCTGGGC
This window contains:
- the uvrB gene encoding excinuclease ABC subunit UvrB — encoded protein: MDKRFKLVSDFKPSGDQPSSIEKLYDGIVKSKKNQVLLGVTGSGKTFTIANVIEKLQRPTLVISPNKILAAQLYAEFKSFFPENAVEYFISYYDYYQPEAYVPQTDTYIEKDASINDHIDRLRLKATSSLTERKDVIIVASVSCIYNLGSPEEYRDLCVYIEKGKTKARNELLSELVNIHYERNDMEFIRGKFRVRGDTMEIFPAYLETALRVEFFGDSIEKISEINPLTGKTLSEKSNTSIYPAKHFVTTKSKIEEAIKNIKNELSERLDELKKQNKLLEAQRLEQRTNYDMEMLEQTGFCHGVENYSRHLAGRPKGSRPFTLIDYFYSSDKKGEFLTVIDESHITVPQIRGMYEGDKSRKQTLVDFGFRLPSALDNRPLKFNEFEDLVKDVIYASATPGPYEIQKARGEIAELVIRPTGLIDPEVIIKPIENQIEDLIKEINKTVENKNRVLVTTLTKRMSEDLAEYLSGKGLKVQYLHSEIEALQRIEILKNLRLGKFDVLVGINLLREGLDLPEVALVAVLDADKEGFLRSETSLIQVCGRAARNVESKVIFYADKLTGSIKRAISEMDRRRKKQMEYNKENNITPRSIIKAVHELEEFQYHARKDGLQAILSDDGEKYITSKNLSFVIQELEKQMRDAADNLDFESAAVFRDKIIELKEMSASKRK